The Rhodovastum atsumiense DNA window CCGGCATGGATGGGCTCCGGCGCCGGCGGGATCAAGTTTCGATCCACGCCCTCGCACGGAGGGCGACAGCGGCGGCTTGTCACTGTCTTCCTTGATGCGGAAGTTTCGATCCACGCCCTCGCACGGAGGGCGACGTTGCTTCCATGCACGGCAGACGCACAAGACGCGTTTCGATCCACGCCCTCGCACGGAGGGCGACGTCCATGCACCAAATCTACAGTGTCAATCAGGTGGTTTCGATCCACGCCCTCGCACGGAGGGCGACGTGTTCGCCTTCATCGCCCTTCGATGACAGAGTGGTTTCGATCCACGCCCTCGCACGGAGGGCGACGTGTTCGCCTTCATCGCCCTTCGATGACAGAGTGGTTTCGATCCACGCCCTCGCACGGAGGGCGACGCTGCTTGCGATCATCCATAAAGGTTGTCGCAGAGTTTCGATCCACGCCCTCGCACGGAGGGCGACCATGGATGTCCGTGGGGCTCGTTCGCCGATGCAGGTTTCGATCCACGCCCTCGCACGGAGGGCGACAGCATGGCGGCACAGGTGGCGGTTGTGGTTGACCAGTTTCGATCCACGCCCTCGCACGGAGGGCGACCGAAATGATCGAACAGGTGAATTCGGCCACTAGAGTTTCGATCCACGCCCTCGCACGGAGGGCGACATAAGACCTACATGGCTCAGGTCGGTCCTGACGAGTTTCGATCCACGCCCTCGCACGGAGGGCGACGCCGTTAGAGTAGCCCCATCCGTTATCCCGGAAGTCGTTTCGATCCACGCCCTCGCACGGAGGGCGACCAGATGCACTGTTGATCAAGCAGAGGGTCAACGAGTTTCGATCCACGCCCTCGCACGGAGGGCGACTTCAGGACGGAATCCTTCAGAGGGCGTAGCACGAGTTTCGATCCACGCCCTCGCACGGAGGGCGACGTCAGCGCGCCCTCGGCGAGCTGCCAGGGCTGGGGTTTCGATCCACGCCCTCGCACGGAGGGCGACATGACGAGCTGTTCCAAGACATGATCGACGAACTGTTTCGATCCACGCCCTCGCACGGAGGGCGACCTTGCCGCCGGCGCCGCTGCGATCCCGCCGGGGCTGCAGTTTCGATCCACGCCCTCGCACGGAGGGCGACGCCCCGGCGCCCGGATCTGCGGAGCGCATGAGCGTGTTTCGATCCACGCCCTCGCACGGAGGGCGACCGGCCCGAAATCGTGGAGGGGCCGGTGATCAGCGAGTTTCGATCCACGCCCTCGCACGGAGGGCGACCTGCGACCGGAGCGAATTGACCATGACATCATCATTGTTTCGATCCACGCCCTCGCACGGAGGGCGACCCGATAACGGTGCGAGGCTTGCGGATTACCTGCTGTTTCGATCCACGCCCTCGCACGGAGGGCGACCTTGGATGGAGTTACGATAACAACTCCAATCAGAAGTTTCGATCCACGCCCTCGCACGGAGGGCGACCATCGGCTGTAAGGGGGGCCGCCCCTTGTTCGAAGTTTCGATCCACGCCCTCGCACGGAGGGCGACCCCTTAGGGATGACTCTGGTTTCGCCATTGCATCCGTTTCGATCCACGCCCTCGCACGGAGGGCGACTCGAATCCTAATGGCCGAATCTCGAAACTGTCCAGTTTCGATCCACGCCCTCGCACGGAGGGCGACTTGGGTATCCCCCATCAGAGATGTCTGTGATCATGTTTCGATCCACGCCCTCGCACGGAGGGCGACCTGCGAACGGCGTGCCATGCCTTGCTGACCCAGCGGTTTCGATCCACGCCCTCGCACGGAGGGCGACTGCAGCGCCCGTGTCGGCAAGACGCAGAGCTGCGTGTTTCGATCCACGCCCTCGCACGGAGGGCGACCGCAGCCGGCCGGCATCTCACCGGACGCGGTGAAGTTTCGATCCACGCCCTCGCACGGAGGGCGACGATCGCCGAGGTGCTCGACGTGCCGGCGATCACGGTGTTTCGATCCACGCCCTCGCACGGAGGGCGGTAAGCGTCAGCCGATGACCGCGGTATTCGCCCTCGGCGCCGAGCGGGTGCTGGGCTACTTTTTCCAGTGCCAGGGGAGCAGTTCGCTGATGCGCTGGATGGGATGATCGGCGATGCGGCCGAGGATATCGGTGAGGTAGGCCTGCGGGTCGATGCTGTTCAGCTTGCAGGTCTCGATGATGGTGTAGATGCAGGCGGCGCGACGGCCGCCGGCGTCGGAGCCGCAGAAGAGGTAGTTGCGCCTGCCGAGGACCGGGGAACGCATGGCTCTTTCGGCCGCGTTGTTGCTCATCTCCAGTCGCCCGTTGCTGACGTAGCGGGCCAGCGCCTTCCACCGCGACAGGGCGTAGCGGATCGCTTTGGCCAGTTCGCTCTTGCCGCTCACCTGGCGGAGCGAAGTCTCGAGGAAGACCTTCAGTTGTTCCAGCAGCGGGGTCGCGTGCTCCTGTCGCACTGCCACCCGCCGTTCCGGCGGTTGGCCGCGAATGGCGCTCTCGATGGCGAACAGCGCGGCGATGCGTTCGAGCGCCTCTAGGGCGATCGGCGAGGCGGTGGCGTGGTGCACCTCGTAGAAGCCGCGTCTCGCGTGGCTCCAGCAGGCGACTTCGATCAGCGGCGCGTCGCCACCGGGTGTGGTCGGGCGGTAGAGTCGGTCGAAACCTGTGTAGCCGTCGGCATGCAGGAAGCCGCTGCAGTTGCCCAACAGTTCTTCGGCGCGGATGCCTTTGCGGTCGGGCGAGTAGAGATAGAATGCTGCCGGCGGCATGTCCGATCCCCACGGCCTTTCATCGCGCACGACCGTCCACAATCGACCGGTCTTTGTTTTGCCGCGGCCAGGCGCCAGCACCGGGACGGTGGTGTCGTCGGCGTGGAGGACAGAGCCGGCGCGGACATGGCAGCCGATCGCCTCGGCGAGCGGTGAGAGCAGGAACTCGGCCTGGCCGACCCAGTCGGCGAGGGTGGTGCGACCGAGCTCGACGCCTTCGCGGGCGTAGATGACCGATTGGCGGTGCAG harbors:
- the tnpC gene encoding IS66 family transposase; translated protein: MSLADCPLPTDPEALRSLAADLQAELARKEREIAANAAEIYAKTLHIEKLKMQLAALRRARFGRSSEKLDHDIEQLELLIGELEENVAADEARAKTPGPATGNANPVQPRPRRQPVRTPLPPHLPRQTVVHEPACTCPGCGGTTFSRIGDDEREVLEYVPASFKVIKHVRPKLSCRACETVMQAPMPTLPIERGRPGPGLIAHVLVSKFCDHVPLHRQSVIYAREGVELGRTTLADWVGQAEFLLSPLAEAIGCHVRAGSVLHADDTTVPVLAPGRGKTKTGRLWTVVRDERPWGSDMPPAAFYLYSPDRKGIRAEELLGNCSGFLHADGYTGFDRLYRPTTPGGDAPLIEVACWSHARRGFYEVHHATASPIALEALERIAALFAIESAIRGQPPERRVAVRQEHATPLLEQLKVFLETSLRQVSGKSELAKAIRYALSRWKALARYVSNGRLEMSNNAAERAMRSPVLGRRNYLFCGSDAGGRRAACIYTIIETCKLNSIDPQAYLTDILGRIADHPIQRISELLPWHWKK